In Oreochromis aureus strain Israel breed Guangdong linkage group 9, ZZ_aureus, whole genome shotgun sequence, the genomic window TCCAGCTGGCAGCTACCCAACATTTCATAACTGTGAAGGTTAAATTGCTTAAAGCTGATATAATCCTTTGGCTCTTCATTCCCTGGTCTTACCTGCTGCTGATACGAGTCTGTGATAAAAACTTGTTACTAAACACGACTGCTGGGGCAAAGTCCAGCTCTTATATATGTTTAAAGTTATGGAACATGGTTATAAAGCTGAGTCAGCTTCGGCGAAAGGAttgttttcccctttttttgttCAGTTAATCAGCTGAAAACAGAGGACACGCGGAGGATGTCAAACATGTACATGTGCTAGAGGGCTATAAAAGCTTCTCTGTTACAAAACCAGCTTCGttttatgtaaaaaagaaaagcccaCCCCACACAGCAGTCTTCCAGTGCTTTCAGTCAAGAAAAGACATTAAACGGTACGTCATGGCTTCTTCTGCTTAGTGACATTTAATACTGATGGCAAATTGTTAATATGGAGTTTAGAATCTTGTTATAATTTGTCTTCAATTATAATACTTCTGTTTTATAGAAACTGGGTTactaaaaatggcaaaacacCACATCACTCTTGCCATTGCCATAGTGCTGGCAGTGATTTTCTACATCATCACCATTGTGTTGTCTGCTCTGGCAGCGTTAGGAAAACGTAAGTCTGACTTTGAATACTCTTAGAAATACATTGTAACCTTTGAACATGCTGCCACACTCTCTGACTTCTGTGTTTCTGCTCCACAGATCCATTTTTGTCCACCACCGGGAACATTTCAGATGAGTTTGTGACCCAGATCACGCCTTCAGGGTGGACTTTTACCATCTGGTCCATCATTTACATCTTTATGGGTTTAGGGGTGCTGTATGTCTTTGCAGGCATCTTTAGgaagtaagtttttttttcttgagactAATTTTTTCTTCTCCTAAATGATGTTTGCTGAAGTCTACATTTACCTCTGATTTCTTTCTGCAGGAATGCCTATGGTTATGTCTACTGCAGCCCTGCAGTTTTGCCACACGGgttttttgtgactttttgCTTAAATCTGGGCGTCAATATTGGATGGTTGCTCCTGTGGGACAGAAAGTGAGTGCGAAGAGAGTTTTCCTCACATAAGCAACATGATTTTTAGCTGATGTCAGTAAAACCCATAGTATTGATTAACGTTTTTCCTTACTGCATTAGAAAAAGGGGCATATAAACTGGGCTGGATATAGTGCAGTGCACAGGCGGCATGCTGATTCATTTAAAACTGATTTTGTTTAGGTCAGTCCACCTAAGCTGAGTAACCAAATGAAGGTGTGTTGAATCAGATTGTCAGGCTCTCTTGGCCTAAATATAAGATAAGATTGACCTGAATTCATGAAATAaatgggaaaaaagaaggaTGTCCATGCAAGAAGCATGTAAACACAGCTTCTAGTGTACATGTTAATTGTTTTAATTGTGGTCAAATTCTATTTTTTATCTCTGCTTAAGGTACACACCTGCTGCACTGGCTTTCCTCATCCTAATCGCTTTGACTAACTACGCTGTGATATTCTTCTCCTGCTATGGTCTGCATAACTATGGAGCCTGGCTCAACAAATACCACAAAACAGACCTGTTGCTGCATCATCTGCTGGTTAGTATGGCACctgatgtttgcttttctttttttatatatacatgcTTATAATCTCAGCATCTCTGTCTTTTGCCTTGTCTACATTGCAGATTCAGAATGGCATTGCCATCTATGCAACGTGGATAACTATTGCCTCCCTGCTTAACCTGACTATTGTGCTGACGTATGATGCAAGCATGTCCCACACTGACGGCGCCACTCTTGCTCTTTCTGTTTTGTCCGTTGTGCTGATAGCTTGGTAAGTGGACAAACAGAGGAAACAACAACGGTGACTTCTTTACaaaaaatggataaataaaaggtGCCGTCTCTCTCACAGGTTCATCCTGGAAAACTCCATTCTCGAAAAATATGTGAGATTCATCCTCAGCATTTACCCCACTGTGATTTGGGCGCTGACAGGGGTGTTCACCGAAAACTACAACACCACAGCTCCTACCCGCAACAACATCTTTATCGGTGAGGATAAACCATCAACCAGTCTCAATGATACTATAGCACTGACTATAACTGATAACTTCACATGCGGATGCGCACTGATGCCTTGCTGTGatattttctttccactgtAGCTGCCCTGCTGGGTGTAGCCTGTGCCCTGTGTGCCACTCGGATATATTTGGTCATTTGGAGGCAAATGAAAAAGCCGCTTTATGAAGACGTAAACCCCGACAAAATGTCTCCGATGGAGATTTTAGAGAAGCAGAAAAAGATATTTAAGTGAGAGAGCGAGGAAAAGATTTGCAGTATGATTTCTATATGATATCTGTATTGTAAATGACTCCAGCCTCCGCTGAATATCATCAAGCCTCATAAAGTGATATATAAAGCTGAAGGTTCACACCTGTCGAAAATTATGAACCGCAATAAAGTGTGTATTTCTGATTTCACCACACAAACATGAAACATGTAGTAatgcttttatttacttttctttcATAAGCTGTAAAAATAAACGTTAACACTGA contains:
- the LOC116314408 gene encoding uncharacterized protein LOC116314408, which encodes MAKHHITLAIAIVLAVIFYIITIVLSALAALGKHPFLSTTGNISDEFVTQITPSGWTFTIWSIIYIFMGLGVLYVFAGIFRKNAYGYVYCSPAVLPHGFFVTFCLNLGVNIGWLLLWDRKYTPAALAFLILIALTNYAVIFFSCYGLHNYGAWLNKYHKTDLLLHHLLIQNGIAIYATWITIASLLNLTIVLTYDASMSHTDGATLALSVLSVVLIAWFILENSILEKYVRFILSIYPTVIWALTGVFTENYNTTAPTRNNIFIAALLGVACALCATRIYLVIWRQMKKPLYEDVNPDKMSPMEILEKQKKIFK